The DNA sequence GTCCAGCTTAGCTCCGAGATTCCGTTCGAGGTGCCGTTAAGAAAATTCTTCAGGGCACGGCAAAGGAGGATGGCAAGGTGAGGCTCAATTTCATTTCAATCGGCTTATTGTTAATGATCATGGGCTTTATCATAGTTTTTATAGGCTCTTTATTCACCGCTTTCAGAAGCACAGATAAGGACAATGTTAAAATTTCCTTCTTCGGGCTGATCGGGCCTATACCATTCGGCTTTGCCAGCGATAAGAAGCTGTTTTTCATTACAGCAGCCATTGCATTAACCATAATCATTATATTTTTCCTTTCAAGAGGTGCAAGATAATGCTGACTTTCCAGTCCGCAGGCTGGCTCTGGCTTTTGTTTGCTGTCCCGGCAATTTACCTGTTCTATTTCAGGGCAAAGCAGAAAAAGAAAAAGCAGGCAATAAAGTTCAGCCATCTCGCAATAATAAAAAAATCCCTGGCAGACAGGAAAAGGTTGCCCAGGATTGAGCTGCTTTTCTACCTTTCGTTGCTTGCTTTAGCCTTCATGCTTATCGGCCTGGCAGATCCGCATATCCCATTGGAGCAGACAAAAGAAGGCGTGAATGTAGTCCTTGTCATCGATGATTCAGGGAGCATGCAGGCAGATGATTACAAGCCCACAAGGCTGGAAGCAGCAAAGAGCGCTGCGGAGATTCTGATTAAAAGCCTAAAGCCGAAAGACCATATTGGCATTGTCCTGTTCGAATCAGGAGCAACAACAGCTTCTTATCTTACCCCTTTCAAAGAGCGCGCCTTAGAGAAGCTGCGAAACATCGCTCCAAAAGAGGGCAAAACCGCAATTGGTGACGGCCTAAGCCTGGCTGTTGATATGGCAACATCTATCCCAAACAAGAAAAAAGTAATAATCCTGCTTAGCGACGGGGTAAACAACGCAGGAGTTATCTCCCCGGCAGAAGCTGTCGCTTTTGCAAAAGCCAATAAGATACAGGTCTATACTATAGGCATGGGCTCCGAGGGAAAAGTTGTCTTAGGCTATGACTGGTTCGGCAACCCGCAGTATGCTGAGCTGGACGAAGCAACCCTAAAAGCAATAGCCCGGGAAACAGGAGCCAAATACTTCAAATCTGTGGACGAAGGCACTCTTGAAGAGATATACAGGAACATCAGCGAAGACATCGAGAGAGAGAAAGAGCCGGCAAGCATTAAAGACTGGTTTTTCGCCGCAGCTATACTCATGCTTATTGCACAAATTTACATGAGATATGGAAGAAAAAGGATAATCCAGTAGAAAAACCAAGGAAAATTTCCCTAACTCAAAAATAGGGAGCAGCAATAAGCATGTTGGGAAAAGCAATTATTTTAAGATGAAAGCTAAAAGCATAACCTGGATGTTATCCATATTTTTGATAATTCCATTCGCATTAGCCGAGGATTTGGAAATTTCAGTGAACCAGTCAGAGTACTATTTTCTCATAGGAGAGGAAGCAGCCGTTCCCATAGGTGTTGAAAACACATATGATAAGGCAGTTTCAGGAATGTTCAGATATACTATAACACAGGAAATTAACCAGGGAGGCTTCCATTATTCAAGCTCTAACACTCAGTCCAAATCCTACACGTTTCAGGAAGGGAGCCAAAAATTGAATATCGGCTTCGGGTCTTCAGCCCAGCCCATGACATTAAGAGTCAGCATAGGCTTCACCTACACTGAAAAAGAAGAAAGGATAGTGGAGTTAGATGAAATCTTAATACATTTCGTCAAGGAAGAATCCCAGAAGCAGAATCAGCAGAACAGGCAGAAAAGCAGCTCAGAAAAAGTGCAGGAGCAGCAGCAAAGTCAGCAGCAAAAATCAATAGCCCGGCAGATGCAGGAAGGTTTTGACAGGATGTTCAATAAACAGCAGCAGCAAAATGCACAGCAAAGAGTCCAAAACAACCAGCTCTCCCAGGACAGCGCTGCCTTAAGGCAGCAGATGCAGCAGCAGATGCAGCAGCAGCAAGAGATGAAAGAACAATTTGAAAAAAATCTTGCGGATAATGAAGAATTTCAGGAGCATCATAAACAGCTGTTACAGCAGGGATACAATCTCTCTTTAGCCGGCCTTGACCCTACTAACTTTACTTCAGGAAATTTCGAATTCAGCTATGAAAAGGAGGGAAAAAAAGCATCCCTGAAGGGAAATATGGAGAATAATAAGATAAAAGCAATTGAAAAAACATCCACAGAAGACAGCAGGAGGATTATGGAGAAGCTGAGAAAAGATGAGAAATTTCAGGAATATGATTCAGGCCTGAAAAAAGAGCAGTTCACTCAGCAGCAGCCTGAGATAACCCAGCTTGGAAACAAGACCCATGTTAAATTGCAGTATCAAAACCCGGATAACAAAACAGCAATTATAACCGCTGAAATTCAGGAAAACGAGGTAAGGGAAGTGAAATTAGAAAGGGAAAAAAACCATTCATTGCTCTGGCTTATAGCTGCAGCCTTATTTCTCATGCTTTCATACTTAGCCTACAGGAAATACAGGAAAAAGCCCCAAATAGGGGCTCAGCCTACCGAAAAGCCGATAGACTACAGGAAGGAAGCAGGGAAACTGCTCGAACAGGCAAAAGAGCTCTTCAAAGGCAGGAAGGAAAAAGACGCCTACGCTAAGGCAGCAGAGGCAATAAGGTTCTATTACAGATATAAGTTGGGCCTTAAAAAAGAGTTCACCAACTCAGAGCTTATTGCCTGCCTGAAAAAGCACAGGATAAAATATGCACATACCCAAAAATGCCTGAATCTCTGCAGCTTAGTGGAGTTTGCAAAGTATAAGGCCAATAAGGGGGAATTTGATGAGATAATGAGCCTTGCTGAAAAGATAATCTCTTAGTTATCAAGCTAACGAAACCCTTATAAATACCAGCCTTACCCGAAATGATATGGCAGAAGAGTATGAAGATGATATTATAGAAGACCCCGACGAGCAGGTAGACGATGATGAGATGTCTCCCGGTGAGGCCGGCTTTCAGCGCGGAGCCGAGAAGGCAGGGGAGGAAGAAAGCGAAGAAGAAGATGAAGTGAGATAATTCTCTAATCATATTCTTTTTAAATCAGTTTAACTCCCTTATTCTTATGGCCGAATTCATGAAATCGCCTCATAAAGAGGCTTCTTTAAGGAAGATACTGCACCCTTTGATAAAAAAATGGTTTTTTTCCAGGTTTAAGTCTTTTTCACTGCCGCAGTTATACGGCGTGCTGGAAATACATTCCAGGAATAATATCCTGATATCAGCCCCGACCGGCGCCACCAAGACATTGACCGCTTTCCTGTCAATCCTTAACGAGCTGGTTGATTCTTCTTTGAAAGGTATTATTGAAGATCGTGTCTATGCAATATATGTGTCCCCGCTGAAAGCATTATCGAATGATGTATCTGTTAATTTAATTGAGCCATTAGCTGAAATAGAGAAATTAGCAGGAAAAGAACTTGGAATCAAGACAGCAGTGAGAACAGGCGATACACCAACATCAGAAAGGGCGAAGATGCTCAAAAATCCGCCCCACATACTGATAACGACGCCAGAAACCCTGGCAATTCTGCTCTCAACAATAAAATTCAAGGAATTGTTAAGGAATGCACAATGGCTTATTGTAGATGAAGTGCATGCTTTGGCAGAAAACAAGCGGGGGGTGCATCTCAGCCTGAGCATGGAGCGCCTGCAAAAACTCTCGCCCGGCATAGCAAGGGTGGGCTTGTCAGCCACAATTTCCCCTCTTGGGGAAATAGCCAAATTTCTTGTAGGCTATGACGGAGAAAAAGAAAGGCCTTGCAGGATAGTGGATGTCCAGTTCATAAAGAAGATGGACTTAAGCGTACTCAGCCCGGTCTCAGACTTAATCGATAGCACCCATGAAGTGATTCACCATTCAATGTACGCCTTGATGGATAAGCTGATACAGGAGCATAAGACAACTCTTATCTTCACAAATACAAGGGCAGCAACCGAAAGAGTGGTGCATCACCTAAAAGATAAATTCCCTAAAAATTACGCTGAAAACATAGGCGCCCACCATGGCTCTCTCTCAAAAGAGCTAAGGTACAATATTGAAGAAAGGCTGAGAAAAGGCAGGCTAAAAGTTGTTGTATCTTCAACCTCTTTGGAACTGGGCATAGATATAGGCTTTATAGACCTTGTGCTCCTTCTGGGCAGCCCAAAATCTGTTGCAAGGGCATTGCAGAGGATAGGAAGATCAGGCCATCAATTGCACGCCACAACAAAAGGGCGATTTATTGTCCTTGACAGAGACGATCTTGTTGAATGTGCAGTGCTTTTAAAATCTGCTGAAGAAAAAAAGATAGATAAGATACACATCCCAAAAAATGCTTTAGATGTTCTTGCACAGCACATCTATGGAATAGCTATTGCAGATAAGACCCATTACAATGACCTGCTTACTCTTATAAGGAATAGCTATTCATATCATGAATTAGAAAAAAAGGATTTTCAGGAAGTAATAGGCTATCTCACAGGAAAGTATATCTCCCTTGAAGACCGCAATGTATATGCAAAGATATGGTATGACGAAGATACAGGCATGATAGGAAGAAGGGGAAAGCTAGCCAGGTTAATCTACATGACCAACATAGGCACTATCCCCGAAGAAGCACAGGTAAAGGTCAAAGTAGGGAGCCAGTATGTAGGCTCTATAGATGAAGCCTTCCTTGAAAGGCTAAGGCCGGGGGATGTTTTTGTGTTGGGCGGCCAGATATACCAGTTCAAATTCTCAAGGGGCATGGTTGCACAGGTAAGGGCATCTCCAGATAGGCCGCCAACAGTGCCAAGCTGGTTTTCTGAACAGCTGCCTTTAACCTTTGACCTTGCCAATGATATAGGAAAATTTCGAAAGCTGATGAACGAGAAATTCTGCTATAACAAGAAAAAGCCGGAAATAATCGAGTTTATCAATGATTACCTTTATGTTGACAAAAAAGCATCTGAATCCATATACAATTATTTCTTCGAGCAGTTCAATTATGCAAAAATACCCTCAAACACCCTTATCATAATAGAGAATTTCAAGTCAAACAAGGCTTATTATTCCATTTTCCATACCATGTTCGGAAGAAGGGTTAACGATTGCCTAAGCAGGGCTGTTGCATTTGCCATATCCAGGAGCCAGCATAAGGACGTAGAGATAGGGATTACAGATAACGGCTTTTATATAGCTTCAGCCAAAAGAGCGGCAGCAGAAAAAGCCTTCCAGATGCTTAAGCTGGATGATTTCGACAAGGTCCTTAGCCTTGCTATAGAAAAAAGCGAAGTCCTCAAAAGAAGGTTTAGGCACTGCGCTGCCCGCTCCCTGATGATTCTCAGAAAGTATAAGGGAAGGGAAAAGAAAGTGGGAAGGCAGCAGGTAAGCAGCATGCTCCTGATGAATGCTGTTAAGCGCATCTCAAATGACTTTCCTATACTAAAAGAAGCAAGAAGGGAAGTGCTGGAAGACCTCATGGACATAGGCAGCGCGAAGAAAGTCATGCAGGGCATAGAAAGCAGGAAGATAAAAGTAGAGACCATTCATACAGATATACCTTCACCCTTTGCTTTCAATCTTGTGGTGATGGGCCACACGGACATAATGAAGATGGATGACAAGATGGAATTTTTAAGAAGGATGCACCAGGATATCATAGCTAAAGTCTATCTAAAAAAGGGCAAAGAGCATAAAAAAGGCGCAGGCAGGGATTTTGATTATGATGGGCTCTGGGAGCAGGCCAGAAAGCAGAAAGAGCAGGAAAGGGACGAATATAAGGAAAGCCTGAAGGCGATGATAGGCAGGCAGGCAAGGGTGCCTGCTTATGTTAAGGATGAAATTATCAGGATGATTGAGGGCGGCACCGATATAAGGCAGGATGTCCTTCAGCAAATAGGCGAGCACAGGAAAGAGATAAAGAAGGAATGGCCCGAAGAATTGATTAAGTTTGTTTTCAAGAGGCTTAAGAAATAAGCTGATGCTAAAATTAATGAGCTGTAAAATAAAAACATCGCCTGAATATAAAAGTTATTAGATTGTGGGCTTTTTATCTTCCAAAAATAACAAACTTTATATACAAAAAAAACAAGAAATAAGCCCCATGAGGGACAGGATAAAGCCTTTTCTGGTTGTGGGCGTTTTCTGGATAGTGCTGTTTATGTTCGTTTTAGCAGGCTATTCGGGCAGCTTCGGCTCTATCACAGGCTTTGCTGTAAATGAGAATCCTGATTCCCCTGTCTTTGGCTTGCAGAGCCTTGCCATACTCATCCTTTTTTTCACAAACATAGTGACTTTGTTTTTCCTGGTAAGGGAAATGGCAGGTAAATGATAAGTTTTTTAACTTTGTATGCATCTTCTTCCTGCATGATAGTGGCATTAACAGGCAATATAGGCTCCGGGAAATCAGAAGTGGCAAAAATCTTCAGGAAAGCAGGCTATCGCATACTCAACACGGACAAGATAGCACATCAGCTGTACAAGAGAGGGGATATCAGGGAAAAAACAGCCAAAGCATTTGGAAAGAAGATACTTACAAACGGCAGGATAGACAGGAGAAAGCTGAAAGATGTTGTTTTCTATAGCCACAGTGAATTAAGAAAGCTGAATAAGATTATCCATCCTGAAATCATAAAAGAGATAAGAAAGAGGTCAAAAGGCAAGACACTGATTGAAGGCGCGCTGTTAATCGAGGCGGGATTCAGGGATTATGATAAGCTTATTCTGGTTACAATAGATAAGGAAAAACAAATACAAAGATTATTGGAAAAGGGGAAATATAGAGAAAAAGAGCTGGAGAACATAATCCGCTCCCAGATGCCGCAGGAAAAGAAGCTCAAATATGCAGATTATATAATTGATAATTCCGGAACAAAGAAGGAGCTGGAAAAAAATGTAAGGAAGCTGGTTAAGGAGTTCAATCTCCTGCCCCATCTTTCCCATTAACTTATCAGGATATTTAAACTTTCAGTATCAGCCTCTCCTCTCTTTCACCCTGCCGAGCACGAAATCTATCTCTTCTTTGGTATAGCCTGCATTCTTAAGCAGCCCCAATATCTCATTATCATGCTTTTCCGCATAACTGTCTGCCAGCTCTTCAAGGCTGAGCTTTATGCTTTCTTCCGAATCCTGGCCTGTCTCCTTGTCCTTTCCTTCTGCAAACTCGTCTCCAGCAAGGTTCCTGTATTTCTTGTGCAGCCTTAGGTGCCTGAAAGCATTTATGATATCATCTTCGGAAAAGCCTTCTTTGAGGCATGCCTGCTGTATTTCATATTCATCTGTTCCCCCTTTCAGCTGGTTTTTTATCCACTTGTGCAGCCTTTTTATTGTCTTTCTGCTGTGCAGCTTATGCATTACGTATCCTTCAGCCTTCTCAAACCTTGGGTCTTCCCTTGCCAGCCTTTCTGCTTTCTCGATATCCCTCCCGGAATATCCCTGGTGGTCAAGGTAGAGCTTTATCGTGAACATCTCATGGCCCTTCGCAGTGTTTGTTATTATGTTTTCTTTCAGTTTTTCAATAGTGTCATTTTTATGCTGGTGCTTATAGTGCATCATATGCATGTCAAGATGGAATTTCCTGTTCAGCCACCTGTGCTTTATCCCGAATAAAACTATAGATGTATATGCTGCTGTAAAAATGGCGCCTGCAGGAAATATCATTGTATTAAATGCAATGCTGATAAGGAAGCGCGGCATCATGAAGCTGCTGACTTCAATATAATAGAGCCAGAAGGAATAGATAAACATGCCGGTATATGCCAGGAACAGCGCATTGGCAGCAAGCGTATAAAGCTTTGTAGCAGCAAGCCTTGCGCGCTTCAGTGCAAAAGCTGTCAGTATGAATGCTGCAGCAAAAGCTGCTAAAGCAGGATAGGTATTCGAGGTATTGATTGCCTGGGATAATATGTCCACTCCGAGCTTGCCTTCAGCATAAAAAGGCCTGAACCCAAATGCAGGATTTATGAAGAAAACAGCAAGGGCTGAAAGTGCAAGCACAATATAGCCCGTAGGCCTTGCAGCAGCATAGTCCCTGAATATGTATGCTGGCTTGTGCCTGTTCTTCACGAACCAGTGCCAAAAATAAAACACAGAGGCGGCAACAGCAGCAACAGCAATTATGTTCAGGAGATAGACAGCAGCTATAGCTGCCCTCGCTGTTATGCCGGGCGGCAGCGCCTCTACAGACCTGCTGTAAAGGCTTTCCCCGAAAAACACGGGGAGATGCCCCTCAGTTGTAAAAGAGGCGCTGTACAGCGGGTCAAACCTTGCTGTTATGTAAGGCAGGAAATAAACCCCAATTCCCACTATGAAGCTTATCACAAGCAGCCCCATCATGCCCAGGGCAAACGTTTTCTTGTGGTGGAACAGCTCTATGAAATGGTCATAGAACTCATCTATGTGCTCGAATGCCTCTTTATTCTCTTCTTTTATCTCCCTGCTGATTTCCCTGAATTCCCTTGCAAAGAGCCTTACCGGCTTCATGATAAAGTTAAGCAGGCTATGCCTGTGCTTTCTTATGAAGTTTACCGATATCACTATGAAAGCCGTAAAAATGATGTGCGAGTCAATAGATATTGCCAGGTACTCCATCATCTTGTCGAACAGGGCAAAATACAGGAACAGCAGGAGAAAAAAAGCTGCAGCAGTATATGCTGTAATCTCAAACGTATTTCTCGGCCTGCCTTCTATTTTCAGCATCCTGCCTATGCCGGAGTATATCTCCTTTCTCATCGCTATATAGAATGCTATGAGGAAAAGCAGCACAATTCCTGCCCTAAACAGCCTCGGCTCCCATACAGCCTGCATCCTTACAGCAAGGTTAAGCAGGTGGTAGCTGTAAGCCTCTGTCTCCAGCGAGCTTCTGGCAAAGAGGAAAAAATCCTTAGCAAGAAGCAGCATGAAAGCAAACAATACAGCAAAATCCAGGTTGAATATGTAATCCC is a window from the Candidatus Woesearchaeota archaeon genome containing:
- a CDS encoding DUF131 domain-containing protein, with the translated sequence MRLNFISIGLLLMIMGFIIVFIGSLFTAFRSTDKDNVKISFFGLIGPIPFGFASDKKLFFITAAIALTIIIIFFLSRGAR
- a CDS encoding VWA domain-containing protein — translated: MLTFQSAGWLWLLFAVPAIYLFYFRAKQKKKKQAIKFSHLAIIKKSLADRKRLPRIELLFYLSLLALAFMLIGLADPHIPLEQTKEGVNVVLVIDDSGSMQADDYKPTRLEAAKSAAEILIKSLKPKDHIGIVLFESGATTASYLTPFKERALEKLRNIAPKEGKTAIGDGLSLAVDMATSIPNKKKVIILLSDGVNNAGVISPAEAVAFAKANKIQVYTIGMGSEGKVVLGYDWFGNPQYAELDEATLKAIARETGAKYFKSVDEGTLEEIYRNISEDIEREKEPASIKDWFFAAAILMLIAQIYMRYGRKRIIQ
- a CDS encoding ATP-dependent helicase, with the protein product MAEFMKSPHKEASLRKILHPLIKKWFFSRFKSFSLPQLYGVLEIHSRNNILISAPTGATKTLTAFLSILNELVDSSLKGIIEDRVYAIYVSPLKALSNDVSVNLIEPLAEIEKLAGKELGIKTAVRTGDTPTSERAKMLKNPPHILITTPETLAILLSTIKFKELLRNAQWLIVDEVHALAENKRGVHLSLSMERLQKLSPGIARVGLSATISPLGEIAKFLVGYDGEKERPCRIVDVQFIKKMDLSVLSPVSDLIDSTHEVIHHSMYALMDKLIQEHKTTLIFTNTRAATERVVHHLKDKFPKNYAENIGAHHGSLSKELRYNIEERLRKGRLKVVVSSTSLELGIDIGFIDLVLLLGSPKSVARALQRIGRSGHQLHATTKGRFIVLDRDDLVECAVLLKSAEEKKIDKIHIPKNALDVLAQHIYGIAIADKTHYNDLLTLIRNSYSYHELEKKDFQEVIGYLTGKYISLEDRNVYAKIWYDEDTGMIGRRGKLARLIYMTNIGTIPEEAQVKVKVGSQYVGSIDEAFLERLRPGDVFVLGGQIYQFKFSRGMVAQVRASPDRPPTVPSWFSEQLPLTFDLANDIGKFRKLMNEKFCYNKKKPEIIEFINDYLYVDKKASESIYNYFFEQFNYAKIPSNTLIIIENFKSNKAYYSIFHTMFGRRVNDCLSRAVAFAISRSQHKDVEIGITDNGFYIASAKRAAAEKAFQMLKLDDFDKVLSLAIEKSEVLKRRFRHCAARSLMILRKYKGREKKVGRQQVSSMLLMNAVKRISNDFPILKEARREVLEDLMDIGSAKKVMQGIESRKIKVETIHTDIPSPFAFNLVVMGHTDIMKMDDKMEFLRRMHQDIIAKVYLKKGKEHKKGAGRDFDYDGLWEQARKQKEQERDEYKESLKAMIGRQARVPAYVKDEIIRMIEGGTDIRQDVLQQIGEHRKEIKKEWPEELIKFVFKRLKK
- a CDS encoding dephospho-CoA kinase, whose translation is MISFLTLYASSSCMIVALTGNIGSGKSEVAKIFRKAGYRILNTDKIAHQLYKRGDIREKTAKAFGKKILTNGRIDRRKLKDVVFYSHSELRKLNKIIHPEIIKEIRKRSKGKTLIEGALLIEAGFRDYDKLILVTIDKEKQIQRLLEKGKYREKELENIIRSQMPQEKKLKYADYIIDNSGTKKELEKNVRKLVKEFNLLPHLSH